One genomic segment of Streptomyces sp. NBC_00239 includes these proteins:
- the kdpF gene encoding K(+)-transporting ATPase subunit F yields MNAESVVGLLVAVSLLGYLVLALVYPERF; encoded by the coding sequence GTGAACGCCGAAAGCGTCGTCGGCCTGCTGGTCGCCGTGTCCCTGCTCGGATACCTCGTCCTCGCCCTCGTGTACCCGGAGAGGTTCTGA
- a CDS encoding LysR substrate-binding domain-containing protein — MLERHELDGFLVLAEELHFGRAAERLTVSRAHISQTIKKLERRIGAPLFIRTSRQVALTPLGEQLRDDLAPHHHAIAEAFRRAVATAHGTTGTLRVGFVGALWGQLFVLAADAFRATHPECEIQLREYAFGVAQQPVRAGELDLMNASFPVLEEDLTAGPPVVREPRVLAISSGHPLAARSTLTLADLAGLTMIQTPTMPEYWSRSRSLREGAAPEPPRKGPQASSLQEGLALIAAGKGAYPVGAQVMRFYLRPDLSYIPITDAPPLDWGLVWKRGNETPLLCAFAEAVHDVARTSGHPGTSPEEVAGRGPQD, encoded by the coding sequence ATGCTTGAGCGGCACGAACTGGACGGGTTCCTGGTCCTCGCCGAGGAGCTGCACTTCGGACGCGCCGCCGAGCGGCTGACGGTCTCCCGCGCGCACATCAGCCAGACCATCAAGAAGCTGGAGCGCCGGATCGGCGCTCCGCTGTTCATCCGCACGAGCCGCCAGGTGGCGCTGACCCCGCTCGGCGAGCAGCTGCGCGACGACCTCGCCCCGCACCACCACGCCATCGCGGAGGCGTTCCGGCGGGCCGTGGCGACCGCGCACGGCACCACCGGGACGCTGCGGGTCGGATTCGTCGGCGCGCTCTGGGGCCAGCTCTTCGTCCTCGCAGCGGACGCCTTCCGCGCGACGCACCCGGAATGCGAGATCCAGCTGCGCGAGTACGCCTTCGGGGTGGCGCAGCAGCCGGTGCGGGCGGGCGAGCTGGATCTGATGAACGCGAGCTTCCCGGTCCTGGAGGAGGACCTGACGGCGGGCCCGCCGGTGGTGCGCGAGCCCCGGGTGCTGGCGATCTCCTCCGGTCACCCGCTGGCCGCGCGCAGCACGCTGACCCTCGCCGACCTGGCCGGCCTCACCATGATCCAGACCCCGACCATGCCGGAGTACTGGTCCCGGTCGCGGTCGCTGCGGGAGGGCGCCGCGCCGGAGCCACCCCGCAAGGGCCCGCAGGCCAGCTCGCTCCAGGAGGGGCTCGCCCTGATCGCCGCCGGCAAGGGCGCGTACCCGGTGGGCGCCCAGGTGATGCGCTTCTACCTGCGGCCGGACCTCTCGTACATCCCGATCACGGACGCGCCGCCGCTGGACTGGGGGCTGGTCTGGAAGCGCGGCAACGAGACGCCGTTGCTGTGCGCCTTCGCCGAGGCGGTCCACGACGTCGCCCGCACCTCGGGGCATCCGGGCACCTCGCCCGAGGAGGTCGCGGGCCGCGGCCCGCAGGACTGA
- a CDS encoding serine hydrolase — protein MHAIRSVRPRRRGRRLLAASAMAVLLAAGTLPGAAVAADPTPPPEPGPLLNEEKVQEALRRLDGFVAGTMRDTGVPGAAVAVVYRDQVVYLKGFGVRRAGESARVGPDTVFQLASLSKPLASTVVASAVGGGGVRWEDPVSKLLPGFALKDPWVSGHADVADLFAHRSGLPDHAGDLLEDLGFDQSYIVRHLKYEPLAPFRASYAYTNFGLTAAAEGVARAKGVSWQKLSSDLLFNPAGMTATSTLFADYTKAANRASGHQKSADGDWLPQHVRDADAQAPAGGASSTARDMARWLRLQLSAGTLDGERIVDADQLLRTHQPQSVLHPSTTPAGRTGFYGLGWNVSYDELGRLRLSHSGAFALGANTSVTMLPVEKLGIVVLTNAAPTGLPDAVALDFFDTAQYGKPRADWMALSAAVYAQQLDGGRSPTDYARPPADAAPAREDAAYTGAYENPYYGRLTVTRSPDGLVLLLGPKPMRFPLTHYDGDTFSFVTTGENAVGRTGVTFKDDTVRVEYLDANELGTFTRVAGPSTPR, from the coding sequence ATGCATGCCATACGGAGCGTGCGGCCCCGCCGGCGCGGGCGCCGACTGCTCGCCGCGAGCGCGATGGCCGTACTGCTGGCCGCGGGCACGCTGCCGGGCGCCGCGGTGGCCGCGGATCCCACGCCGCCGCCGGAACCGGGGCCGCTGCTCAACGAGGAGAAGGTGCAGGAGGCGCTCCGGCGCCTGGACGGTTTCGTCGCCGGCACGATGCGCGACACCGGGGTGCCGGGGGCCGCGGTGGCGGTGGTGTACCGGGACCAGGTGGTGTACCTGAAGGGCTTCGGGGTGCGCCGGGCCGGCGAGAGCGCGCGGGTCGGGCCGGACACCGTGTTCCAGCTGGCCTCGCTGTCCAAGCCGCTCGCCTCGACGGTGGTCGCGTCGGCGGTCGGGGGCGGCGGGGTGCGCTGGGAGGACCCGGTGTCGAAACTGCTGCCGGGCTTCGCGCTCAAGGATCCGTGGGTGAGCGGGCACGCCGACGTCGCGGACCTGTTCGCGCACCGCAGCGGGCTGCCGGACCACGCCGGCGACCTGCTGGAGGACCTCGGCTTCGACCAGTCGTACATCGTGCGGCACCTGAAGTACGAGCCGCTGGCGCCGTTCCGGGCGAGTTACGCCTACACCAACTTCGGCCTGACGGCGGCGGCCGAGGGGGTGGCCCGGGCCAAGGGCGTCAGCTGGCAGAAGCTGAGCAGCGACCTGCTCTTCAACCCGGCCGGGATGACCGCCACCAGCACCCTGTTCGCGGACTACACGAAGGCCGCGAACCGGGCCTCGGGCCACCAGAAGAGCGCGGACGGCGACTGGCTGCCGCAGCACGTCCGGGACGCCGACGCACAGGCCCCGGCGGGCGGCGCCAGCTCCACCGCACGCGACATGGCGCGCTGGCTGCGCCTCCAGCTCTCCGCGGGCACCCTGGACGGCGAGCGGATCGTCGACGCCGACCAGCTCCTGCGCACCCACCAGCCGCAGAGCGTCCTGCACCCCTCCACCACGCCCGCCGGCCGCACCGGCTTCTACGGCCTCGGCTGGAACGTGTCGTACGACGAACTCGGCCGGCTGCGGCTCAGCCACTCCGGCGCGTTCGCGCTGGGCGCCAACACCAGCGTGACCATGCTGCCGGTGGAGAAGCTCGGCATCGTCGTCCTCACCAACGCGGCGCCCACGGGCCTGCCGGACGCGGTGGCACTCGACTTCTTCGACACCGCGCAGTACGGCAAGCCGCGGGCCGACTGGATGGCCCTCAGCGCCGCGGTCTACGCGCAGCAGCTGGATGGCGGCCGCTCCCCCACCGACTACGCCCGCCCACCGGCCGATGCCGCGCCGGCCCGCGAGGACGCCGCGTACACGGGCGCGTACGAGAACCCGTACTACGGCCGGCTGACCGTCACCCGGAGCCCGGACGGGCTGGTGCTGCTGCTGGGGCCGAAGCCGATGCGCTTCCCGCTCACGCACTACGACGGCGACACCTTCAGCTTCGTGACGACGGGCGAGAACGCGGTGGGGCGGACCGGGGTCACGTTCAAGGACGACACCGTACGGGTCGAATACCTCGACGCGAACGAGCTCGGCACCTTCACACGGGTCGCCGGGCCGTCGACGCCCAGGTAA
- the tdh gene encoding L-threonine 3-dehydrogenase produces MKALVKHTAEPGLWLMDVPEPEYGPGEVLIKVLRTGICGTDLHIRSWDGWAQGAVKTPLILGHEFVGEVAATGAGVLDIAVGDLVSGEGHLVCGKCRNCQAGRRHLCRSTVGLGVGRDGAFAEYVVLPAANVWVHRTQVDLDVAAIFDPFGNAVHTALSFPLVGEDVLITGAGPIGIMAAAVARHAGARNVVITDVSPERLELARKAGATLAVNVAESSIADAQRTLGLREGFDVGLEMSGRAEAMRDMIDNMTHGGKIAMLGLPAQEFPVDWAKIVTSMITIKGIYGREMFETWYAMTVLLEGGLDLSPVITGKYGFRDFEAAFDEAATARSGKIILDWTA; encoded by the coding sequence ATGAAGGCACTCGTCAAGCACACGGCCGAGCCCGGACTCTGGCTCATGGACGTGCCGGAGCCCGAGTACGGCCCCGGCGAGGTGCTGATCAAGGTGCTGCGGACCGGCATCTGCGGGACCGACCTGCACATCCGGTCGTGGGACGGCTGGGCGCAGGGCGCGGTGAAGACCCCGCTGATCCTCGGCCACGAGTTCGTCGGCGAGGTCGCCGCGACCGGCGCGGGCGTCCTGGACATCGCCGTGGGCGACCTGGTCAGCGGCGAGGGCCACCTGGTCTGCGGCAAGTGCCGCAACTGCCAGGCCGGCCGCCGCCACCTGTGCCGGAGCACGGTCGGCCTCGGCGTCGGCCGCGACGGCGCGTTCGCCGAGTACGTGGTCCTGCCCGCCGCCAACGTCTGGGTGCACCGCACGCAGGTGGACCTCGACGTCGCCGCGATCTTCGACCCGTTCGGCAACGCCGTGCACACCGCGCTGTCCTTCCCGCTCGTCGGCGAGGACGTCCTGATCACCGGCGCGGGCCCGATCGGCATCATGGCCGCGGCCGTGGCACGGCACGCCGGCGCCCGCAACGTCGTGATCACCGACGTCAGCCCGGAGCGCCTGGAGCTGGCCCGCAAGGCCGGCGCGACGCTCGCCGTCAACGTCGCCGAGTCCTCCATCGCCGACGCCCAGCGCACGCTGGGCCTGCGCGAGGGCTTCGACGTCGGCCTGGAGATGTCCGGCCGCGCCGAGGCGATGCGCGACATGATCGACAACATGACGCACGGCGGCAAGATCGCCATGCTGGGCCTGCCGGCGCAGGAGTTCCCCGTGGACTGGGCGAAGATCGTCACGTCCATGATCACGATCAAGGGGATCTACGGCCGCGAGATGTTCGAGACCTGGTACGCGATGACCGTGCTGCTGGAGGGCGGGCTCGACCTCAGCCCCGTCATCACCGGCAAGTACGGCTTCCGGGACTTCGAGGCCGCGTTCGACGAGGCTGCCACCGCCCGCAGCGGCAAGATCATCCTCGACTGGACCGCCTGA
- a CDS encoding YnfA family protein: protein MTVARSVALFAVAALFEIGGAWLVWQGIREHKGWIWIGAGVVALGLYGVVATFQHDEDFGRILAAYGGVFVAGSIAWGMVADGYRPDRYDVIGALVCLAGMAVIMYAPRGH, encoded by the coding sequence GTGACCGTAGCCCGTTCCGTCGCCCTGTTCGCCGTGGCCGCCCTCTTCGAGATCGGGGGCGCCTGGCTGGTCTGGCAGGGCATCCGCGAGCACAAGGGCTGGATCTGGATCGGAGCCGGCGTCGTCGCCCTCGGCTTGTACGGGGTCGTCGCCACCTTCCAGCACGACGAGGACTTCGGTCGCATCCTCGCGGCGTACGGCGGCGTCTTCGTCGCCGGGTCCATCGCCTGGGGCATGGTCGCCGACGGCTACCGGCCGGACCGCTACGACGTCATCGGCGCCCTGGTCTGCCTGGCCGGCATGGCCGTGATCATGTACGCACCCCGTGGCCACTGA
- a CDS encoding DeoR/GlpR family DNA-binding transcription regulator, whose protein sequence is MSRDARWKTLMDLLVERGRLDVDATATELGVSAATVRRDFDQLAEQQLLVRTRGGAVVHGVSYELPLRYRSSRRAAEKQRISAAVAELIAPGEVVGLTGGTTTTEVARALAARPDLAGGAAGTVTLTVVTNALNIAAELAIRPQFKVVVTGGVARPQTYELTGPLADGVLGQITLDTAVLGVDAFDPRDGAYAHDQDEAAINRLLCERARRVVVATDSSKLGRRAFARICPAARVDVLVTDASVAPATVDGFRDAGVEVQVV, encoded by the coding sequence ATGTCCCGCGACGCCCGCTGGAAGACCCTGATGGACCTGCTCGTGGAGCGCGGGCGCCTCGACGTGGACGCCACCGCCACTGAGCTCGGCGTGTCCGCCGCCACGGTCCGTCGCGACTTCGACCAGCTGGCCGAGCAGCAGCTCCTGGTGCGTACCCGGGGCGGCGCCGTCGTACACGGCGTGTCGTACGAACTCCCGCTGCGCTACCGCAGCTCGCGGCGCGCGGCCGAGAAGCAGCGCATCAGCGCCGCGGTGGCGGAACTGATCGCACCCGGCGAGGTGGTGGGCCTGACCGGCGGCACCACCACCACCGAGGTGGCGCGGGCGCTGGCGGCCCGCCCGGACCTGGCGGGCGGGGCGGCCGGCACCGTCACCCTCACGGTGGTGACCAACGCCCTGAACATCGCCGCCGAGCTGGCCATCCGGCCGCAGTTCAAGGTGGTGGTGACGGGTGGCGTGGCGCGGCCCCAGACGTACGAGCTGACCGGGCCGCTCGCCGACGGGGTGCTGGGGCAGATCACCCTGGACACCGCGGTGCTGGGCGTCGACGCCTTCGACCCGCGGGACGGGGCGTACGCGCACGACCAGGACGAAGCGGCGATCAACCGGCTGCTGTGCGAGCGGGCCCGGCGGGTGGTGGTGGCCACGGACTCCAGCAAGCTGGGGCGCCGCGCCTTCGCCCGGATCTGCCCGGCGGCCCGGGTCGACGTACTGGTCACGGACGCGTCGGTGGCGCCGGCGACGGTGGACGGGTTCCGCGACGCGGGCGTCGAGGTGCAGGTCGTCTGA
- a CDS encoding alpha/beta hydrolase fold domain-containing protein, translated as MTVVPSLRSRALSAAWAVSGRRRRWASAEAVRARVAETTRRPSSHLPPRSLGRVAEVSRTIVGAWPVYEVSPRDREPTARVLYLHGGGFINELVRPHWALIRTLVTEAGAQCVVPAYTLAPRGTADRTVPVAADLLSGLIASGGPGPTVLMGDSAGAGLALAAAQRLRDRSGAQPSRIVLLSPWLDLSMSHPEQPAIEAHDPVLARAGLREAGRLYAGTLAADDPRVSPLFGSTAGLAPLTVFSGTRDVLAPDSRELLTRARLAGTPAELVEADGQQHCYPLLPVPEGRAARARIVALVSGG; from the coding sequence GTGACGGTCGTACCGAGTCTGCGCAGTCGAGCGCTGTCCGCCGCATGGGCCGTGTCGGGCCGCCGGCGGCGCTGGGCCAGCGCCGAGGCCGTACGGGCACGGGTGGCGGAGACCACCCGGCGGCCCTCGTCGCACCTTCCGCCGCGCAGCCTGGGGCGGGTCGCGGAGGTGTCCCGCACCATCGTCGGCGCCTGGCCGGTGTACGAGGTGTCGCCGCGGGACCGCGAGCCGACCGCCCGGGTGCTTTACCTGCACGGCGGCGGCTTCATCAACGAGCTGGTCCGCCCGCACTGGGCGCTGATCCGGACGCTGGTCACCGAGGCGGGGGCGCAGTGCGTGGTGCCGGCGTACACGCTGGCGCCCCGCGGGACCGCGGACCGGACGGTTCCGGTGGCGGCGGACCTGCTCAGCGGGCTGATCGCGAGCGGCGGACCCGGCCCGACGGTGCTGATGGGCGACTCGGCGGGAGCCGGCCTGGCGCTGGCCGCCGCACAGCGGCTGCGCGACCGCAGCGGGGCGCAGCCGTCCCGCATCGTGCTGCTCTCCCCCTGGCTGGACCTGTCGATGAGCCACCCGGAGCAGCCCGCGATCGAGGCGCACGACCCGGTGCTGGCGCGGGCCGGACTGCGCGAGGCCGGACGGCTGTACGCGGGCACCCTGGCGGCCGACGATCCGCGGGTCAGCCCCCTGTTCGGGTCGACGGCGGGGCTCGCGCCGCTGACGGTGTTCAGCGGCACCCGGGACGTGCTGGCGCCCGACAGCCGCGAGCTGCTGACGCGGGCCCGGCTGGCGGGCACCCCGGCGGAGCTGGTCGAGGCGGACGGGCAGCAGCACTGCTATCCGCTGCTGCCGGTGCCGGAGGGGCGGGCCGCCCGGGCGCGGATCGTCGCGCTGGTGTCGGGCGGGTAG
- a CDS encoding 3-hydroxybutyrate dehydrogenase: MTSESLPALSGRTALVTGGGSGIGLACARALAEAGAAVHIVDVNAESAKAAAAAVGGEAHVADLADAAAVEGLPAAVDILVNSAGLQHVAPVEEFPPDRFELIQRVMVTAPFLLVRRCLPHMYAGGWGRIVNISSVHGLRASPFKAAYVAAKHGLEGLSKVVALEGASHGVTSNCVNPGYVRTPLVEGQIAAQAALHGIPPEQVAADVLLHRAAIKRLIEPEEVAAVAVWLCGPLTGYISGTSVPVDGGWGAH; this comes from the coding sequence ATGACGAGTGAAAGTCTCCCGGCCCTCAGCGGCCGTACCGCCCTGGTCACCGGGGGCGGCAGCGGGATCGGGCTGGCCTGCGCCCGGGCCCTGGCCGAGGCCGGGGCCGCCGTGCACATCGTGGACGTCAACGCCGAGTCGGCGAAGGCGGCCGCGGCGGCCGTCGGCGGCGAGGCGCACGTGGCGGACCTGGCCGACGCCGCGGCCGTCGAGGGCCTGCCGGCCGCCGTGGACATCCTGGTCAACAGCGCCGGGCTGCAGCACGTCGCCCCGGTCGAGGAGTTCCCGCCGGACCGCTTCGAGCTCATCCAGCGGGTCATGGTGACGGCGCCGTTCCTGCTCGTGCGGCGCTGCCTGCCGCACATGTACGCCGGCGGCTGGGGCCGGATCGTGAACATCTCCAGCGTGCACGGGCTGCGGGCCAGCCCCTTCAAGGCGGCGTACGTGGCCGCCAAGCACGGGCTCGAAGGCCTCAGCAAGGTCGTCGCACTGGAAGGCGCCTCGCACGGCGTCACCAGCAACTGCGTCAACCCCGGCTACGTACGGACTCCGCTGGTGGAGGGTCAGATCGCGGCGCAGGCCGCCCTGCACGGCATCCCGCCGGAGCAGGTGGCCGCCGACGTGCTGCTCCATCGGGCCGCCATCAAACGGCTGATCGAGCCGGAGGAGGTCGCCGCGGTCGCCGTCTGGCTCTGCGGCCCGCTCACCGGGTACATCTCGGGCACCTCCGTCCCCGTGGACGGCGGCTGGGGCGCCCACTGA
- a CDS encoding glycine C-acetyltransferase: protein MFESVRDDLRATLDEIRAAGLHKPERVIGTPQNAAVAVTAGGAPGEVLNFCANNYLGLADHPEVVAAAKDALDRWGYGMASVRFICGTQEVHKELEARLSAFLGQEDTILYSSCFDANGGVFETLLGAEDAVISDALNHASIIDGIRLSKARRFRYANRDLADLEQQLKDATEGGARRKLIVTDGVFSMDGYVAPLREICDLADRYDAMVMVDDSHAVGFVGPGGRGTPELHGVMDRVDIITGTLGKALGGASGGYVAARAEIVALLRQRSRPYLFSNSLAPVIAAASLKVLDLLESAGDLRDRLAENTKLFRTRMTEAGFEILPGDHAIAPVMIGDAAVAARMAELLLERGVYVIGFSYPVVPMGQARIRVQLSAAHSTQDVERAVAAFVDAKAALEA, encoded by the coding sequence ATGTTCGAGTCCGTACGCGACGACCTCCGCGCCACCCTCGACGAGATCCGCGCCGCCGGCCTGCACAAGCCCGAGCGCGTCATCGGCACCCCGCAGAACGCCGCCGTCGCCGTCACCGCCGGCGGCGCCCCCGGCGAGGTCCTCAACTTCTGCGCCAACAACTACCTCGGCCTCGCCGACCACCCCGAGGTCGTCGCCGCCGCGAAGGACGCCCTCGACCGCTGGGGCTACGGCATGGCCTCCGTCCGCTTCATCTGCGGCACCCAGGAGGTCCACAAGGAGCTCGAGGCACGCCTGTCGGCCTTCCTCGGCCAGGAGGACACGATCCTCTACTCCTCCTGCTTCGACGCCAACGGCGGCGTCTTCGAGACCCTGCTCGGCGCCGAGGACGCGGTCATCTCCGACGCCCTCAACCACGCGAGCATCATCGACGGCATCCGGCTGAGCAAGGCCCGCCGCTTCCGCTACGCCAACCGCGACCTCGCCGACCTGGAGCAGCAGCTCAAGGACGCCACCGAGGGCGGCGCCCGCCGCAAGCTGATCGTCACCGACGGCGTGTTCTCCATGGACGGCTACGTGGCCCCCCTCCGGGAGATCTGCGACCTCGCGGACCGCTACGACGCCATGGTCATGGTCGACGACTCGCACGCCGTCGGCTTCGTCGGCCCCGGCGGCCGCGGCACCCCCGAGCTGCACGGCGTCATGGACCGCGTCGACATCATCACCGGCACCCTCGGCAAGGCCCTCGGCGGCGCCTCCGGCGGCTACGTCGCCGCCCGCGCCGAGATCGTCGCCCTGCTGCGCCAGCGCTCGCGCCCGTACCTGTTCTCCAACTCCCTCGCCCCGGTGATCGCCGCCGCCTCCCTCAAGGTCCTCGACCTGCTGGAGTCCGCGGGCGACCTGCGCGACCGGCTCGCCGAGAACACCAAGCTGTTCCGCACCAGGATGACCGAGGCCGGGTTCGAGATCCTGCCCGGCGACCACGCCATCGCCCCCGTCATGATCGGCGACGCCGCCGTGGCCGCCCGGATGGCCGAGCTGCTCCTGGAGCGCGGCGTCTACGTGATCGGCTTCTCCTACCCGGTGGTCCCGATGGGCCAGGCCCGCATCCGGGTCCAGCTCTCGGCCGCGCACTCCACCCAGGACGTCGAGCGGGCCGTCGCCGCGTTCGTCGACGCGAAGGCCGCCCTGGAGGCCTGA
- a CDS encoding aminoglycoside N(3)-acetyltransferase: protein MNTQHTTAQSALRSAVHTEGQLAGQLSALGVEAGGVLMVHASMRSVGPAGPEPGRGSESVLRALRTALGPAGTLVVPTFTPENSDTSPYYRDAIRGLGPEAVAALRDRMPPFDPALTPAPTMGILAETTRRAPGALRSGHPQTSFAALGPEAGKVVAGHRPDCHLGEDSPLARLYDMRAQVLLLGVGFDRCTAFHLAEYRVPGPPRRDYRCVVAHDGVRRWWRYEDVDLDDGDFAALGADFADSGAPGPVRSGPVGSATARLFRFRDAVDFARNWLPAHRS, encoded by the coding sequence TTGAACACCCAGCACACCACCGCGCAGAGCGCCTTGCGCAGCGCCGTGCACACCGAGGGCCAACTGGCGGGACAGCTTTCCGCGTTGGGCGTGGAAGCGGGCGGCGTCCTGATGGTGCACGCCTCGATGCGGTCGGTCGGTCCGGCCGGTCCGGAACCCGGCCGCGGCTCGGAATCGGTGCTGCGGGCCCTGCGCACCGCGCTCGGTCCGGCCGGGACGCTGGTCGTCCCCACCTTCACGCCGGAGAACTCCGACACCTCGCCGTACTACCGGGACGCGATCCGGGGGCTCGGGCCGGAGGCGGTGGCCGCGCTCCGCGACCGGATGCCCCCCTTCGACCCGGCGCTCACGCCCGCCCCGACGATGGGGATCCTTGCCGAAACGACACGGCGGGCGCCGGGCGCGCTGCGGAGCGGGCATCCGCAGACCTCGTTCGCCGCGCTCGGCCCGGAGGCGGGCAAGGTCGTCGCCGGTCACCGCCCGGACTGCCACCTCGGCGAGGACTCCCCGCTGGCGCGGCTGTACGACATGCGGGCCCAGGTGCTGCTGCTGGGGGTCGGCTTCGACCGCTGCACCGCCTTCCACCTGGCCGAATACCGGGTCCCCGGGCCGCCGCGCCGCGACTACCGCTGTGTGGTCGCCCACGACGGGGTGCGCCGGTGGTGGCGGTACGAGGACGTGGACCTCGACGACGGCGACTTCGCGGCGCTCGGCGCCGATTTCGCGGACTCCGGGGCGCCCGGCCCGGTCCGTTCGGGCCCGGTCGGGTCGGCCACGGCCCGCCTCTTCCGCTTCCGCGACGCGGTCGACTTCGCACGGAACTGGCTGCCGGCACACCGCTCTTGA
- a CDS encoding peptidoglycan recognition protein family protein → MTIPTAPSGPGRRTVLAGALSLGTALGALGSTGQALAAARTPGGAPVPGVIHDCEEWGARPPRRPVSVLDARAQKIIVHHTATANVTDLSSARAITLARAMQRYQMDTGGWIDTGQHFTISRGAYVMEGRHESLAALRSGTEIVEGAHCAGQNTVAIGIENEGTYVTVEPPAEQFAALTDLCAEVCRQYGIQPYRIYGHRDFNNTQCPGDRLYALLPQLRADVATRLGEDPVLAWAGSVLPE, encoded by the coding sequence ATGACGATCCCGACGGCACCCTCCGGGCCCGGCCGCCGCACCGTCCTGGCCGGCGCGCTGTCCCTGGGAACCGCCCTGGGCGCGCTCGGGAGCACCGGACAGGCCCTGGCCGCGGCCCGGACCCCGGGCGGCGCGCCGGTCCCCGGCGTCATCCACGACTGCGAGGAGTGGGGCGCCCGGCCGCCCAGGAGGCCGGTCAGCGTGCTCGACGCCCGGGCGCAGAAGATCATCGTCCACCACACCGCGACGGCCAACGTGACCGACCTCAGCAGCGCCCGCGCGATCACGCTGGCCCGCGCCATGCAGCGGTACCAGATGGACACGGGGGGCTGGATCGACACCGGCCAGCACTTCACCATCAGCCGGGGCGCGTACGTCATGGAGGGCCGGCACGAGAGCCTGGCCGCACTGCGCAGCGGCACGGAGATCGTCGAGGGCGCGCACTGCGCCGGCCAGAACACGGTCGCCATCGGCATCGAGAACGAGGGCACCTACGTCACCGTGGAGCCGCCCGCCGAGCAGTTCGCGGCGCTGACCGACCTGTGTGCCGAGGTGTGCCGGCAGTACGGGATCCAGCCTTACCGGATCTACGGGCACCGTGACTTCAACAACACGCAGTGCCCCGGCGACCGCCTCTACGCCCTCCTGCCGCAGCTGCGCGCGGACGTGGCCACCCGGCTCGGCGAGGACCCGGTCCTGGCCTGGGCGGGGAGCGTCCTGCCGGAGTGA
- a CDS encoding LysR family transcriptional regulator produces the protein MIDPRRLRILRAVADHRTVTAAAAALYLTPSAVSQQLAALEQETGHALFSRSGRGVRLTAAGEILLGHTHEVLAQLERAEAELAAYAGGAAGEVTVAAFATGIAEVLAPVLARLGHEHPGIRVRVRDAEGDQSLPLLLDGEADLALAVEYRGGPGADDGRLSLVPLYAEPFDVVLPGSHPLAMHPAVSLAELADSDWIGQSPGNPCHDVVVLACELAGFQPRLVHSSDDFRAVVALAGAGAGVALVPRSALRGMELKETVVRPVTGQAATRRVFAAVRRGAQSHPLLRPVLDALRHEAASLSTG, from the coding sequence GTGATCGACCCCCGCCGGCTGCGCATCCTGCGGGCCGTGGCGGACCACCGTACGGTGACCGCCGCGGCCGCCGCGCTGTACCTGACCCCCTCGGCCGTCTCCCAGCAGCTCGCCGCGCTGGAGCAGGAGACCGGGCACGCCCTCTTCTCCCGCAGCGGCCGCGGGGTCCGCCTGACCGCCGCCGGCGAGATCCTGCTCGGCCACACCCACGAGGTGCTGGCCCAACTGGAACGGGCCGAGGCCGAGCTCGCCGCGTACGCGGGCGGCGCCGCGGGCGAGGTGACCGTGGCGGCCTTCGCCACCGGCATCGCCGAGGTCCTGGCACCCGTACTCGCCCGGCTCGGGCACGAGCACCCCGGCATCCGGGTCCGGGTCCGCGACGCCGAGGGCGACCAGAGCCTGCCCCTGCTGCTCGACGGCGAGGCCGACCTCGCGCTCGCCGTCGAATACCGCGGCGGCCCCGGCGCCGACGACGGCCGGCTCTCCCTCGTCCCCCTGTACGCCGAACCCTTCGACGTCGTCCTGCCCGGCTCGCACCCCCTGGCCATGCACCCCGCCGTCTCGCTGGCCGAGCTCGCCGACAGCGACTGGATCGGCCAGAGCCCCGGCAACCCCTGCCACGACGTGGTCGTACTCGCCTGCGAACTGGCCGGCTTCCAGCCCCGGCTGGTGCACTCCTCCGACGACTTCCGGGCCGTCGTGGCCCTGGCGGGCGCGGGCGCCGGCGTCGCCCTCGTCCCGCGCTCGGCACTGCGCGGCATGGAACTCAAGGAGACCGTCGTGCGGCCCGTCACCGGGCAGGCGGCCACCCGGCGGGTCTTCGCCGCCGTCCGCCGCGGCGCCCAGAGCCACCCGCTCCTGCGCCCGGTCCTCGACGCGCTGCGGCACGAGGCCGCGAGCCTGTCGACGGGCTGA